The following coding sequences are from one Paenibacillus sp. JDR-2 window:
- a CDS encoding S-layer homology domain-containing protein has protein sequence MKRFSLHDIGKTSLKVMLIVSLLLSTLFGNAASRVSADPGPGLTRVPTNPYPSPAVDSALAKHDLTYAPSPLDNPLKGFAPFYPWETETSFPHSLEWYYVPLKAVMNGPDSFTFDTGIEPALNAIAARGNQAALRVYLEYPGKDDAIPAFIHDSGVAMRHNDTFNQDEPDYDDPLMVTYLTNFIKAFGAKYDGDPRIGYIHMGLVGLWGEWHTYPYDEDTADGLPNYMPSADTIKELFTAYDTAFNYTKLEVRYPGLPGASEYNIGYHDDSFGYKEGDPPQSVTQPESMGGAYYSFLTKMLEAGSENKWITESVGGEVRPEIQSQLFSGGTNVDNAMDDIELTHATWMINQGGISNYKAGDAAVAAGVRKMGYDLNVKSSYYNDIAQGDPLKVGVTIQNNGVAPFAYPWKVELGVKNASGKLVKEWDTTWDLTKVMPSEIRTYPEWNVAGDPKYVPFGEPYYFDTTIAAPGLTDGYYYLVMKVVNPLEAISAKAKKVGFANTDQDKYGWLNLGSVKIGDCTSPCSEPPTSPPAPPKRLLVDDYDGTPAWSENTQNDLNQWTGSSNFANGNGAGVVEDGALVLQYQNMSRMETNIGRNLSDTGKLVIRAKGAAGGEEKQVNISIGGVTKTLGQFSGDTVTTTYKDFVIDLPSQGVDLSQTIWSIAISQAAWGTTGTIYIDEIYFTDKVESDTDPGTNPGTDPGTNPGTDPGTNPGSGSDKPGLIEDFESYADDASLGQAWTEAWSDKPGSVTRALGQSSGSKGLRLSTAIADSEWSNIIHSIPSDKRDWSKYDGLSFWVDNTTNDNKDFSLNVALQTPAAKGEFGLKEGGHALTIAADGSLQPAAFNGASLNVPAGFKGVVKLGWDQFVQSAWQCGGVQADCAALLDPSEVTGLQFGYPPAGYPHNVITMDDIMLYRADKSLDDFESYSDDAALQNIWRIDWESGEPSTLRTIDHVNVSNGTQAMKFSVSPPPGKTASDWVNVKRVAFNGTDSDWSAFDGLTFWVNNLSPSSKNMDLNISLVTDAPKGEFSLKEGGTVQFYQGAEGWKTTTLGGGSLSIAAGYKGMVRIPWSALVQSAWQGCDACDAKFDAGKVLQIQFGFGPKNQADNVLSIDQIALYALAGRTNGSGGGSTTEPVDHPAPPAWATAAGTEALTYRNAPVDNPLKGFLPFYDASEESYFTEGDDWRDRPTQLPYSLEFFYLPLNKLMNNLNDFNWTELDKRLEAVASRGNQAVFRVYLDYPNKPSGIPQFLLDEGLETYAYSEYNNGKDATSLAPDYNDEHLMGALDNFIGALGARYDGDPRIGFLTIGLIGFWGEWHTYPYDGNIKSPNLMPTDANLKRVLTDMDNAFDETQLVLRYPMDNSTLKTKEFDVGYHDDSFAFQTLPPSLGGQGWHFWGKVNDAGVTDFWKTNSMGGEMRPEIQLKMWNNDPPVYNEPSAPIEGAQGEDYYTSLNLTHASWLITQGVFQTPLESEPLARAAEGSRRLGYEYYVPSAYLDAAGGNLKVGVELENRGVAPFYYDWKVELAAKSESGIVKVWEPGWDLKDLLPNTNGFDNNKLFESASNPALSNGSYQILMRYVNPLEEINADAKKFRFANAEQNNDGWLELGSVDVSNSAAETPIRVTGLTANTPSQLQLSLDSSAQINVAVVPAEAGNKRVVWSSANSKVAYVSAAGLVKAVGIGSTVITAKSTDGNLEKQFVVAVASNDSSSNPSSGGTTTQPGPDLTDKGIKLGQDAVTIVRSTDGVTEAAIDAKKLQDAFQALSAKPSSVKFNSVIIELKNNGGSVKVNIPSSGLADVGKDLSDASILILTDFGSYKVPVKALGLADIAQKLGTSLENMTLSVVIDKVAGSTADLLAEQASKEGLTLLAPALDYKIYAQANGKSVEITGFGSTYIERTVIVPGAVNQANATALLFNPDTRTFTFVPSVLEDNGGSTEFVIKRNGNSIYAVVSDSGSRTFADLQGHWAKSEIELLASKRIINGTAPDRFSPDQPITRAEFTALLVRSLGLSSPGAAADFSDIAKRDWFADAVAAAVHAGIINGYADGSFKPNERITREQIAVMTARALNFVNKPVQANDNALGNYKDQASISPWAKASIAELLTAQIIKGKSLTTIDPAANATRAEAAVMIKRLLQFVQFMN, from the coding sequence ATGAAACGGTTTTCCTTGCACGATATCGGAAAGACATCTCTTAAAGTGATGCTCATTGTCAGCTTGTTATTGAGCACGCTTTTTGGCAATGCCGCTAGCAGAGTTAGTGCTGACCCCGGCCCCGGCCTGACTCGCGTACCAACGAATCCGTATCCAAGCCCTGCGGTGGATAGTGCTCTAGCCAAGCATGATTTGACCTATGCGCCTAGCCCGCTGGACAATCCGCTAAAAGGATTTGCGCCGTTCTATCCGTGGGAAACGGAAACTTCCTTTCCCCATAGCTTGGAATGGTATTATGTCCCGCTAAAGGCGGTGATGAATGGCCCGGATTCCTTTACGTTCGATACGGGCATTGAGCCGGCGCTGAATGCCATTGCGGCAAGAGGGAATCAAGCAGCGCTTAGAGTTTATCTTGAATATCCGGGTAAAGACGATGCCATACCGGCGTTTATTCATGACAGCGGCGTTGCGATGCGCCATAACGATACCTTTAACCAAGACGAGCCGGATTACGACGACCCTTTAATGGTCACGTATTTGACTAACTTCATTAAAGCCTTCGGCGCAAAATATGACGGAGATCCGCGTATTGGCTATATTCATATGGGCCTCGTTGGTTTGTGGGGGGAGTGGCATACTTACCCTTACGATGAGGATACGGCTGACGGGCTGCCTAACTATATGCCTAGCGCCGATACAATCAAAGAGCTTTTTACCGCTTATGATACAGCCTTCAACTATACGAAGCTTGAGGTCCGATACCCGGGCTTGCCCGGCGCGTCGGAGTACAATATAGGCTATCATGACGACTCCTTCGGTTATAAAGAAGGTGATCCGCCGCAAAGCGTAACGCAGCCCGAGAGTATGGGCGGAGCCTATTATTCGTTCCTGACCAAGATGCTGGAAGCCGGCTCGGAAAATAAATGGATAACGGAATCGGTTGGCGGGGAAGTACGCCCGGAAATCCAGAGCCAGCTGTTCAGCGGCGGGACTAACGTTGATAATGCCATGGATGATATCGAACTGACTCATGCGACGTGGATGATTAACCAAGGCGGTATCAGCAATTATAAGGCAGGCGATGCTGCCGTTGCCGCGGGCGTGAGAAAGATGGGCTACGATTTGAATGTGAAGAGCTCATACTACAATGACATTGCTCAAGGCGACCCGCTTAAGGTTGGTGTAACCATTCAGAATAATGGCGTTGCTCCTTTCGCTTATCCTTGGAAGGTAGAGCTGGGAGTAAAGAATGCATCGGGAAAACTCGTGAAAGAGTGGGATACAACCTGGGATTTGACGAAGGTTATGCCTTCGGAGATCAGAACGTATCCGGAATGGAATGTAGCCGGCGATCCGAAATATGTTCCATTCGGCGAACCCTATTATTTCGATACAACAATTGCCGCTCCTGGCTTAACGGACGGTTACTACTATTTAGTGATGAAGGTTGTAAATCCGTTAGAGGCTATTAGCGCTAAGGCGAAAAAAGTAGGATTCGCGAATACGGATCAAGACAAGTATGGCTGGTTGAATTTGGGGTCAGTAAAGATAGGTGATTGCACTTCACCGTGTTCAGAACCTCCAACTTCACCGCCGGCACCGCCAAAGCGTCTGCTTGTGGATGATTACGACGGAACGCCGGCATGGTCCGAGAATACTCAAAATGATCTGAACCAATGGACCGGATCAAGCAACTTTGCCAATGGGAATGGCGCCGGTGTTGTAGAGGACGGCGCATTAGTGCTGCAATATCAGAATATGTCGCGCATGGAAACGAATATCGGCCGTAATCTATCCGATACGGGCAAGCTGGTCATACGGGCGAAAGGAGCTGCCGGAGGCGAAGAGAAGCAGGTCAATATCAGTATTGGCGGCGTAACGAAAACACTCGGACAATTCAGCGGCGATACGGTTACGACAACCTATAAGGACTTCGTTATCGATTTGCCTAGTCAAGGAGTAGATCTATCGCAAACGATTTGGAGCATTGCGATCTCGCAAGCTGCGTGGGGGACTACGGGAACGATCTATATCGATGAAATCTACTTTACGGATAAGGTGGAGTCAGATACGGATCCCGGTACTAACCCTGGCACGGATCCCGGCACCAACCCTGGCACGGATCCCGGCACCAACCCTGGTTCCGGTTCCGACAAACCGGGGCTTATCGAAGATTTCGAGTCCTATGCGGATGATGCTTCGCTTGGGCAAGCATGGACGGAAGCATGGTCCGACAAACCGGGCTCCGTTACAAGAGCGCTCGGACAGTCGAGCGGAAGCAAGGGCCTCCGGCTGTCGACCGCAATCGCGGATTCGGAGTGGTCGAATATTATCCATTCCATCCCTTCTGACAAGAGAGATTGGTCCAAGTATGACGGCTTAAGCTTTTGGGTGGACAATACAACAAACGACAATAAGGATTTCAGCTTAAATGTCGCGCTTCAGACGCCTGCAGCCAAAGGCGAGTTCGGATTAAAGGAAGGCGGGCATGCCTTAACGATTGCGGCGGATGGAAGCTTGCAGCCTGCGGCATTTAATGGAGCGTCGCTTAACGTTCCTGCAGGCTTCAAAGGTGTTGTGAAGCTCGGTTGGGATCAATTCGTTCAATCCGCATGGCAATGCGGCGGCGTTCAGGCAGACTGCGCAGCCCTGCTTGATCCAAGCGAAGTAACGGGGCTTCAGTTCGGATACCCGCCGGCAGGTTATCCGCATAACGTCATCACGATGGATGACATCATGCTCTATCGGGCGGATAAAAGTTTGGATGATTTCGAATCGTACTCGGACGATGCTGCCTTGCAGAACATCTGGCGGATAGACTGGGAATCCGGAGAACCGTCGACCCTTCGTACGATCGATCACGTGAATGTCTCGAATGGCACTCAAGCGATGAAGTTTTCCGTTTCTCCTCCTCCGGGCAAAACGGCATCCGATTGGGTAAACGTTAAACGCGTTGCCTTTAACGGGACGGATTCGGATTGGTCCGCCTTTGACGGGCTCACCTTCTGGGTCAACAATCTTTCGCCAAGCAGCAAAAATATGGATTTGAATATCTCGCTTGTTACGGATGCGCCAAAAGGCGAGTTCTCCTTGAAAGAAGGAGGAACCGTACAATTCTATCAAGGTGCCGAAGGCTGGAAAACAACTACTCTTGGCGGAGGCTCCCTATCCATTGCCGCAGGCTACAAGGGAATGGTGAGAATTCCTTGGAGCGCATTAGTCCAATCCGCATGGCAAGGCTGCGATGCGTGCGACGCGAAGTTTGATGCGGGCAAGGTTCTCCAAATTCAATTCGGCTTTGGCCCGAAAAATCAAGCTGACAATGTTCTCAGCATCGACCAAATTGCTCTCTATGCGTTAGCTGGCAGAACGAATGGATCAGGAGGAGGGAGCACGACCGAGCCTGTTGACCACCCGGCTCCGCCAGCTTGGGCAACAGCAGCCGGAACGGAGGCGCTTACGTATCGGAATGCGCCAGTGGACAATCCGCTTAAAGGCTTCCTTCCTTTCTACGATGCTTCGGAGGAGTCTTATTTCACCGAAGGCGATGATTGGAGAGACCGTCCAACGCAGCTTCCTTACAGCTTGGAGTTCTTCTACCTTCCGCTTAATAAGCTGATGAACAACCTGAATGATTTTAATTGGACGGAGCTGGACAAACGGCTTGAAGCCGTTGCCTCCAGAGGTAATCAGGCCGTATTCAGGGTCTATCTGGACTATCCGAACAAGCCGTCCGGAATCCCGCAATTCCTTCTGGACGAAGGGCTGGAGACTTACGCCTATTCGGAATACAACAACGGTAAGGATGCTACAAGTCTAGCGCCTGATTATAATGATGAGCATTTAATGGGAGCATTGGACAATTTCATTGGGGCGCTTGGAGCCCGATATGACGGCGATCCGCGTATCGGCTTCCTGACCATTGGATTGATCGGCTTCTGGGGCGAATGGCATACGTACCCTTACGACGGAAATATTAAGTCGCCAAATTTAATGCCGACAGACGCCAACCTGAAGCGGGTTCTTACCGATATGGATAATGCGTTTGACGAAACGCAGCTTGTACTGCGGTATCCGATGGATAACAGCACTTTAAAAACCAAAGAATTCGATGTCGGCTACCATGACGATTCCTTTGCTTTCCAGACCCTCCCGCCTAGTCTCGGAGGTCAAGGCTGGCATTTCTGGGGGAAAGTCAACGATGCCGGAGTGACGGATTTCTGGAAAACGAACAGCATGGGCGGAGAGATGAGACCGGAAATTCAACTGAAGATGTGGAACAATGATCCGCCTGTATACAATGAACCATCGGCGCCAATCGAGGGAGCGCAAGGCGAAGATTATTACACCAGCCTGAACTTGACCCATGCCTCCTGGCTGATTACGCAAGGGGTCTTCCAAACTCCGCTGGAATCCGAACCGCTGGCAAGAGCTGCCGAAGGGTCGCGCAGATTAGGCTATGAATATTATGTGCCTTCTGCCTATCTGGATGCAGCAGGCGGAAACCTGAAGGTCGGAGTAGAGCTTGAGAACAGAGGAGTAGCGCCATTCTACTATGATTGGAAGGTAGAGCTTGCGGCCAAATCCGAAAGCGGTATCGTGAAGGTATGGGAACCGGGCTGGGACTTGAAAGACCTGCTTCCCAATACAAACGGATTCGACAACAATAAGCTGTTCGAATCGGCGAGTAATCCGGCTTTAAGCAACGGAAGCTATCAAATCCTGATGCGCTACGTGAATCCGTTAGAGGAGATCAACGCGGACGCCAAGAAGTTCCGCTTCGCTAACGCGGAGCAGAATAACGACGGATGGCTGGAGCTTGGCAGCGTGGACGTATCGAATAGTGCGGCCGAGACTCCGATCAGAGTGACGGGCTTAACGGCGAATACGCCAAGCCAGCTTCAACTGTCTCTTGATTCCAGCGCACAGATCAATGTTGCAGTAGTGCCGGCGGAAGCGGGCAATAAAAGAGTAGTCTGGTCGTCGGCGAACAGTAAAGTTGCCTATGTCTCCGCTGCCGGGCTGGTCAAGGCTGTTGGTATCGGCAGCACCGTTATTACGGCTAAGTCTACTGACGGCAACTTGGAGAAGCAATTCGTTGTGGCGGTTGCGTCCAATGATTCGAGCTCGAACCCGTCCTCTGGCGGAACAACAACACAACCAGGGCCGGATTTAACGGATAAAGGAATCAAGCTGGGGCAGGACGCGGTAACCATTGTCCGTTCAACGGACGGCGTAACCGAAGCGGCCATTGACGCGAAGAAGCTCCAAGACGCCTTCCAAGCTCTTAGCGCCAAGCCATCCAGCGTAAAATTCAATTCCGTTATTATCGAGTTGAAAAACAACGGCGGAAGCGTGAAGGTGAATATTCCCTCGTCTGGATTAGCGGATGTTGGGAAGGACCTATCGGATGCGTCCATCCTTATCCTGACGGATTTCGGAAGCTACAAGGTTCCCGTCAAAGCTTTAGGCTTGGCCGATATAGCGCAAAAGCTTGGCACGAGCCTTGAGAATATGACCCTAAGCGTAGTTATCGATAAAGTTGCAGGCAGTACGGCGGATTTATTGGCTGAACAAGCAAGCAAAGAAGGGTTAACCTTGCTTGCTCCTGCTCTGGATTACAAAATCTATGCTCAAGCAAACGGAAAATCGGTTGAAATAACCGGCTTCGGCAGCACTTACATCGAGAGAACGGTTATTGTGCCGGGAGCCGTTAATCAAGCGAACGCGACTGCGCTTCTATTTAACCCGGATACAAGGACATTTACTTTTGTTCCATCTGTTCTTGAAGATAACGGGGGAAGTACGGAATTTGTAATTAAACGAAACGGGAACAGCATTTACGCGGTTGTTTCGGATTCGGGCAGCAGAACGTTCGCTGATCTTCAGGGGCACTGGGCCAAGTCGGAAATCGAATTGCTGGCCTCGAAACGAATCATAAACGGTACTGCGCCTGACCGCTTCTCGCCGGACCAACCGATTACCCGCGCAGAGTTTACGGCATTGCTTGTTCGTTCCCTTGGGCTTAGCTCTCCGGGTGCGGCTGCTGATTTTAGCGACATAGCAAAAAGAGACTGGTTCGCGGATGCTGTTGCAGCGGCCGTTCATGCGGGGATCATTAACGGTTATGCGGATGGTTCCTTTAAACCAAATGAAAGAATCACCCGCGAACAAATCGCGGTTATGACAGCTAGAGCTCTGAACTTTGTGAACAAACCGGTCCAAGCGAATGACAATGCCCTTGGAAACTATAAGGATCAGGCTTCCATAAGTCCTTGGGCTAAAGCTTCGATAGCCGAATTGCTCACTGCTCAAATCATAAAAGGGAAGTCCTTGACGACTATAGATCCGGCAGCGAATGCAACCCGAGCGGAAGCCGCCGTTATGATCAAACGGTTGTTGCAATTCGTCCAATTTATGAACTAA
- a CDS encoding ABC transporter substrate-binding protein gives MKRAVIGTVAILSLSLVFALFSQYINLGSSKSPGPHNPGTTDNAGKDAPESFVTLKVIMPGDQSSRMGDFVENELNDRLKKDLNMNLELTYIPWSNYQQKLELALSTGEDYDLFWYGAPFVSVYYSKGYIQPLDELLGQYGQDLIKHIPEDNFKQNRIDGKLWAIPSQAFTSAGKFSSVMVRQDLLEKVGMTDIKTIADLEQFYQRMHAIDSSYYGYLETDRGHELLWRELTDQNYTSLDERMLFMVDEDSGELLSYVESDLYKKVARLRESWVNKGIIDMNLVGNPAAKIDQENAGKLLFRVGAVSRAMENLQTARNADPEARLREYYLAKEKPKYITTPSNEAFMITSASKNPERAMMFMNWILQSKENYNFIIYGVEGKDYVLENGKIKQLTNDQLMYEWMWRNKDYFIAPANVEDDVIEDMLANDENSRISKLSGFHFNEGPVKNEIAQVMAVYKEKFEPINFGIASYDQYYDDALAALKKAGFDIVFAELKKQFSEFQRQH, from the coding sequence ATGAAGCGTGCAGTGATCGGTACCGTTGCGATACTTTCCTTATCTCTCGTATTCGCCTTATTCAGCCAGTATATTAACCTGGGTTCTTCCAAATCGCCAGGACCTCATAATCCCGGTACAACGGATAACGCTGGCAAAGACGCACCGGAATCATTTGTCACGCTGAAAGTGATTATGCCTGGAGACCAGTCGTCGCGCATGGGCGATTTTGTGGAAAATGAACTAAACGACCGGCTCAAGAAGGATTTGAACATGAACCTGGAATTGACCTATATTCCATGGTCCAATTACCAACAAAAATTGGAGCTGGCCTTATCCACCGGAGAAGATTACGACTTGTTCTGGTATGGCGCGCCATTCGTCTCCGTTTATTACAGCAAAGGCTATATTCAGCCGTTAGACGAGCTTCTTGGCCAATACGGACAGGATCTTATTAAGCATATACCCGAAGATAATTTCAAGCAGAACCGGATCGACGGGAAGCTTTGGGCGATACCTTCCCAGGCCTTTACATCCGCCGGGAAATTCTCCTCCGTTATGGTGCGCCAGGACTTGCTGGAGAAGGTTGGCATGACGGACATTAAGACGATAGCGGACTTGGAACAATTCTATCAACGAATGCATGCGATAGATTCAAGCTATTACGGCTATTTGGAAACCGACCGCGGGCATGAGTTGTTATGGCGCGAGTTGACGGACCAGAACTACACTTCCTTGGATGAAAGAATGTTATTTATGGTGGATGAGGATTCGGGAGAGCTGCTCAGCTACGTGGAGTCCGATCTATACAAGAAAGTAGCTCGATTACGCGAGTCCTGGGTGAACAAAGGGATTATCGACATGAACCTTGTGGGGAATCCGGCTGCGAAGATTGATCAGGAGAATGCGGGGAAGCTTCTATTCCGCGTAGGCGCGGTTTCCCGGGCGATGGAAAATCTGCAAACGGCGCGGAATGCCGATCCGGAAGCAAGGCTGCGCGAGTACTATCTCGCGAAAGAGAAGCCCAAGTATATTACGACGCCAAGCAATGAAGCCTTTATGATTACCTCCGCGTCGAAAAACCCGGAACGCGCAATGATGTTTATGAATTGGATTTTGCAAAGCAAAGAAAATTACAATTTTATTATTTACGGGGTTGAAGGAAAGGATTACGTGCTGGAAAACGGTAAAATCAAGCAATTAACCAATGATCAGCTGATGTACGAATGGATGTGGCGGAACAAGGACTATTTTATCGCGCCGGCTAACGTAGAGGATGACGTGATCGAGGATATGCTTGCGAACGACGAGAATTCCCGTATTTCCAAGCTGTCCGGGTTCCATTTCAACGAAGGTCCCGTTAAGAACGAAATCGCGCAAGTGATGGCGGTCTATAAAGAAAAATTCGAGCCTATCAACTTTGGGATAGCCAGTTACGATCAATATTATGACGATGCCCTCGCAGCTCTCAAGAAAGCGGGCTTTGATATTGTTTTTGCCGAATTGAAAAAGCAGTTCTCCGAATTCCAACGCCAGCATTAA
- a CDS encoding histidine kinase: MSRFNIFTKLIATLLILLIPILLLFAVSNRTSTDVLTDEIIKVKRYQIETFANQLDQLFFRLDTYKKMLYESTDVRNLAYPDLLDDVLGKYRVNRTVSEEINRLAGYGDWKAVIAVLYPKTGIVIKSNSSLNALPKEFPLQDTFWQYYSDPSEDYFMGILSYPENSAETGEARMRVVLKFGVSALRSALSEFKANGSGDPFLYHPGAEPIYNYSVNVKQIDEFLPRLKEIDPSAESGYMLLQSDKTKYQVHYQKLESLGWYLVDYVPISHIMAPISRNQTMFYIISGMLLFMGAYLAFVMYRNIQIPFRKMIRNMNLIEKGIYSVRMTDKPKGEYRFLYDRFNSMASKIEELIVDVYKEQLRSKDATLKQLQSQINPHFLYNTLAYIKSMIELKENKAAISMTMNLSKYYRYTTKTGSKMVKLQEELDLIHFYLEIHCMLRDDFEFQIQIEPQLAELEVPRLIVQPLVENVILHSFNNHSEYGMIRIRCWSEEGMNHAAVEDNGTGGDYDMIESMRKKIHSSSEEIESGLKNVHQRLRLMYGSDSGVHLSKSELGGLCVQLSWSGKEGV, encoded by the coding sequence ATGAGCAGATTCAACATATTTACCAAATTGATCGCTACGTTATTGATTTTACTTATCCCGATCCTGCTCCTGTTCGCAGTATCGAATCGAACGAGCACGGATGTATTGACCGATGAGATTATCAAGGTGAAGAGATATCAGATCGAGACTTTCGCCAATCAGCTGGATCAATTGTTTTTCCGGCTGGATACGTATAAGAAAATGCTGTACGAAAGCACGGACGTGCGAAATTTAGCTTATCCCGATTTGCTTGACGATGTGCTGGGCAAATACAGGGTTAACCGAACCGTCTCGGAAGAAATTAACCGGCTTGCCGGTTACGGCGATTGGAAAGCCGTAATCGCGGTGCTCTATCCCAAGACCGGTATCGTTATCAAAAGCAACTCCAGCTTGAATGCGCTTCCAAAGGAGTTTCCTCTGCAAGATACCTTTTGGCAGTACTATTCCGATCCTAGCGAGGATTATTTTATGGGGATTTTGTCTTATCCCGAGAACTCGGCGGAGACGGGCGAGGCTCGTATGCGGGTTGTGCTTAAATTCGGCGTATCCGCGCTTCGGAGCGCCTTGTCGGAATTTAAAGCGAATGGCTCGGGCGATCCGTTCCTGTACCACCCAGGAGCGGAACCTATCTATAATTATTCGGTTAACGTGAAACAAATCGACGAATTTCTTCCCCGGCTTAAGGAGATAGATCCTTCGGCGGAAAGCGGATATATGCTTCTTCAATCCGACAAGACGAAGTACCAGGTTCATTATCAGAAGCTGGAATCTCTTGGTTGGTATCTCGTCGACTATGTGCCGATCAGCCATATTATGGCGCCGATCAGCCGGAACCAGACCATGTTTTACATCATAAGCGGCATGCTTCTGTTCATGGGGGCTTATCTAGCTTTCGTGATGTACCGCAATATTCAAATTCCGTTCCGGAAGATGATTCGGAATATGAATCTGATCGAGAAAGGGATTTATTCCGTTAGGATGACCGACAAGCCCAAAGGGGAATACCGGTTTCTGTACGACAGATTTAACTCCATGGCCTCCAAAATCGAGGAGCTGATCGTGGATGTGTACAAAGAACAGCTCAGGTCGAAGGACGCAACGCTGAAGCAGCTGCAGTCGCAGATCAACCCGCATTTTCTGTACAACACGCTTGCTTATATCAAAAGCATGATAGAGCTTAAGGAAAACAAAGCGGCTATCTCGATGACCATGAACTTAAGCAAGTATTACCGGTATACGACCAAGACGGGGAGCAAGATGGTGAAGCTGCAAGAGGAGCTGGACTTGATCCATTTCTATCTGGAAATCCATTGCATGCTGAGGGACGACTTCGAATTCCAGATCCAGATTGAGCCGCAGCTCGCGGAGCTCGAAGTTCCGCGGTTAATCGTACAGCCGCTTGTGGAGAATGTCATTCTGCATTCGTTCAATAATCATTCCGAATACGGAATGATACGCATTAGATGCTGGAGCGAAGAAGGAATGAACCATGCAGCCGTGGAGGACAATGGCACCGGGGGAGATTACGACATGATTGAATCTATGCGCAAGAAGATTCATTCGAGCAGCGAGGAAATAGAATCCGGGCTGAAAAACGTTCATCAGCGCCTGCGGTTAATGTACGGCAGCGATTCGGGCGTACATCTTAGCAAATCGGAGTTAGGCGGGCTCTGCGTGCAATTAAGCTGGAGCGGCAAGGAAGGTGTGTAA
- a CDS encoding carbohydrate ABC transporter permease — MISSSARKAHLVVHIILIISAIAMLVPFVWMVLTSLKTTTEATQIPIRYLPDAPSLRGYIEAIKQSEFPHYYLNTIISAVMKTVFPVIFSSMAAYAFARIRFPGSSILFILLLSVMMVPNPVFYTPQYMMMSELGLVNTVTALWIASLISPFATFLLRQFFMSISKELEEASVLDGCNPFQIYWHIMLPLVRSALVAIVIIQLQWAWNELQWPLIINSSPEKMTLSSGIATLVSMFGTDYPVLMAGAFMAVVPMIILFFIFQKQFIEGIAFSATKG, encoded by the coding sequence ATGATCAGCTCATCGGCGAGGAAAGCTCACTTGGTTGTTCACATTATTCTTATTATCAGCGCCATCGCTATGCTCGTTCCGTTTGTATGGATGGTGTTGACTTCGCTGAAGACAACGACGGAAGCCACGCAGATTCCGATCCGTTATTTACCGGATGCCCCCAGCTTAAGAGGATATATTGAGGCGATTAAGCAATCGGAGTTCCCGCATTATTACCTTAACACGATTATATCTGCAGTAATGAAGACCGTGTTTCCCGTTATCTTTAGTTCGATGGCAGCTTATGCTTTTGCCCGGATCCGTTTTCCGGGGAGCTCGATTCTGTTTATCTTGCTTCTCTCGGTCATGATGGTGCCGAATCCCGTGTTCTATACGCCGCAATATATGATGATGAGTGAACTCGGACTCGTCAACACCGTTACCGCTTTGTGGATTGCTTCTTTGATCAGCCCTTTTGCTACTTTTCTTCTAAGGCAATTTTTCATGAGCATATCCAAGGAGCTGGAGGAAGCATCCGTTCTGGATGGCTGCAATCCGTTTCAAATTTATTGGCATATCATGCTTCCTTTAGTCAGGTCAGCTTTGGTAGCCATTGTCATTATTCAACTGCAATGGGCTTGGAATGAACTGCAATGGCCGCTTATTATCAACAGCTCTCCCGAGAAGATGACCCTGTCATCGGGCATAGCGACGCTAGTGTCCATGTTCGGGACGGACTATCCGGTGTTAATGGCAGGCGCCTTTATGGCGGTCGTTCCAATGATTATTCTTTTCTTTATCTTCCAAAAACAGTTTATTGAAGGGATCGCCTTCAGTGCTACAAAAGGATAA